Proteins from one Antennarius striatus isolate MH-2024 chromosome 12, ASM4005453v1, whole genome shotgun sequence genomic window:
- the LOC137605080 gene encoding frizzled-7-A-like — protein MAAARSTSASVLLRIMWLLCVLSLRTSSAQHYNSESGISVPEHGFCQPISIPLCTDIAYNQTIMPNLLGHTNQEDAGLEVHQFYPLVKVQCSADLKFFLCSMYAPVCTVLEQAIPPCRSLCERARQGCEALMNKFGFQWPERLRCEAFPVHGAGEICVGQNTSEPSSPVSSSSPFAPDHVTLPTNIGRPNQHPPQHNQYHQFSCPLQLQVPTYLGYRFMGVKDCGAPCEPTKPTGIMYFREDEVKFGRLWVGIWSILCCVSTLFTVLTYLVDMRRFRYPERPIIFLSGCYFMVAVAYAAGFFLEDKVVCVDKFKEDGYRTVAQGTKKEGCTILFMVLYFFGMASSIWWVILSLTWFLSAGMKWGHEAIEANSQYFHLAAWAVPAIKTITILAMGQVDGDVLTGVCFVGIFNVDSLRGFVLAPLFVYLFIGTSFLLAGFVSLFRIRTIMKHDGTKTEKLEKLMVRIGVFSVLYTVPATIVIACYFYEQAFREHWERTWHMQTCKRFAVPCPLHNFAPMTPDFTVFMIKYLMTMIVGITSGFWVWSGKTLQSWRRFYKRLSNGNHGETTV, from the coding sequence ATGGCGGCGGCCAGGTCTACCTCTGCCTCTGTGCTGCTGCGGATCATGTGGCTGCTGTGCGTGCTATCTTTGCGCACTTCTTCTGCTCAGCATTACAACAGTGAAAGTGGCATATCCGTACCAGAACATGGGTTTTGTCAGCCCATCTCGATCCCGCTTTGCACCGACATCGCCTACAATCAGACCATCATGCCAAACCTCCTGGGCCACACCAACCAGGAGGACGCCGGGCTGGAAGTGCACCAGTTCTATCCTCTGGTAAAAGTCCAGTGTTCTGCGGATCTAAAGTTCTTCCTCTGCTCCATGTATGCTCCTGTGTGCACCGTCCTGGAGCAGGCCATCCCCCCTTGTCGGTCACTGTGTGAGCGGGCACGCCAAGGATGTGAAGCCCTGATGAATAAATTTGGGTTCCAGTGGCCGGAGCGGCTCCGTTGCGAGGCTTTCCCAGTCCATGGAGCTGGTGAAATTTGTGTGGGCCAGAACACATCGGAACCGAGCAGTCCGGTCTCATCGTCTTCTCCTTTTGCACCCGACCATGTGACCCTCCCCACTAACATAGGTCGACCCAACCAACACCCACCACAGCACAACCAGTACCACCAGTTCTCTTGTCCTCTCCAGCTGCAAGTGCCCACATACCTGGGCTACCGATTCATGGGGGTCAAAGACTGCGGAGCCCCCTGTGAGCCCACAAAACCTACAGGGATCATGTATTTTCGGGAAGATGAAGTCAAATTCGGACGGCTTTGGGTAGGAATTTGGTCCATTCTCTGCTGTGTGAGCACCTTATTCACAGTGCTGACCTATTTAGTGGACATGAGGAGGTTCAGATACCCAGAAAGGCCCATCATCTTCTTATCTGGCTGTTATTTCATGGTGGCCGTTGCCTATGCTGCTGGATTTTTCTTGGAGGACAAAGTTGTTTGTGTGGATAAATTCAAGGAGGACGGTTACAGGACTGTAGCCCAGGGGACCAAAAAGGAGGGCTGCACCATCCTCTTCATGGTGTTGTACTTCTTTGGTATGGCCAGCTCCATCTGGTGGGTGATTTTGTCCCTGACTTGGTTCCTCTCTGCCGGGATGAAATGGGGCCATGAGGCCATTGAAGCCAACTCCCAGTACTTCCACCTGGCTGCATGGGCTGTCCCCGCCATCAAAACCATTACCATCCTTGCTATGGGTCAGGTAGATGGAGACGTCTTGACCGGGGTGTGTTTCGTTGGTATCTTCAACGTGGACTCCCTCCGTGGGTTCGTCCTGGCCCCTCTTTTCGTCTACCTTTTCATCGGAACCTCCTTCCTCCTGGCTGGTTTTGTGTCCCTCTTTCGGATCCGCACCATCATGAAGCACGACGGTACCAAGAcggagaagctggagaaactGATGGTGCGGATCGGTGTGTTCAGCGTGCTGTACACTGTCCCGGCCACCATAGTGATTGCCTGTTACTTCTACGAGCAGGCCTTCAGGGAGCACTGGGAGCGGACCTGGCACATGCAGACCTGCAAGCGTTTTGCCGTACCCTGTCCTCTTCATAACTTCGCCCCCATGACCCCGGACTTCACTGTTTTCATGATCAAATATCTGATGACCATGATTGTCGGGATCACTTCGGGTTTCTGGGTCTGGTCCGGGAAAACTCTTCAATCATGGCGGAGGTTTTATAAGCGTCTCAGCAATGGCAACCATGGGGAGACAACGGTGTAA
- the LOC137605083 gene encoding tubulin alpha chain yields the protein MRECISVHVGQAGVQMGNTCWELYCLEHGIQPDGQMPNRKPVGGHDDSFTTFFSETGAGKYVPRAIFVDLEPTVIDEVRTGTYRQLFHPEQLISGKEDAANNYARGHYTIGKEIIDSVLDRIRKLADQCTGLQGFLVFHSFGGGTGSGFTSLLMERLSVDYGKKSKLEFAIYPAPQVSTAVVEPYNSILTTHTTLEHTDCAFMVDNEAIYDICRRNLDIERPSYTNLNRLISQIVSSITASLRFDGALNVDLTEFQTNLVPYPRIHFPLATYAPVISAEKAHHEQLSVAEITNACFEPANQMVKCDPRHGKYMACCLLYRGDVVPKDVNTAIAAIKTKRTIQFVDWCPTGFKVGINYQPPTVVPGGDLAKVQRAVCMLSNTTAIAEAWARLDHKFDLMYAKRAFVHWYVGEGMEEGEFSEAREDMAALEKDYEEVGIDSFEEDEEGEEY from the exons ATG cGTGAATGTATCTCAGTCCACGTGGGCCAAGCTGGGGTCCAGATGGGGAACACCTGCTGGGAGCTCTACTGTCTGGAACACGGCATCCAGCCGGACGGACAGATGCCCAATCGCAAGCCTGTCGGAGGCCACGACGACTCCTTCACCACTTTCTTCAGTGAGACGGGGGCTGGGAAGTATGTGCCCAGAGCCATCTTTGTTGACCTGGAACccactgtgattg ATGAGGTGCGCACAGGAACATACCGTCAGCTCTTTCATCCTGAACAGCTGATCTCAGGAAAAGAAGATGCTGCTAATAACTACGCCAGAGGGCATTACACGATCGGCAAAGAGATCATCGATTCCGTCCTAGATAGAATCCGCAAACTG GCTGATCAATGCACAGGTCTCCAGGGCTTTCTGGTGTTCCACTCCTTTGGTGGAGGCACTGGCTCAGGTTTCACCTCCCTGTTAATGGAGAGACTCTCTGTTGATTATGGTAAAAAGTCTAAGCTTGAGTTTGCCATCTACCCAGCCCCCCAGGTTTCCACAGCTGTAGTGGAGCCTTACAACTCCATCCTGACCACCCACACCACCTTAGAGCACACTGACTGTGCCTTCATGGTGGACAATGAAGCCATCTACGACATCTGTCGCAGGAACCTCGACATTGAACGTCCATCATACACCAACCTGAACAGGCTCATCAGCCAGATTGTGTCTTCAATCACAGCTTCCCTTCGCTTTGATGGAGCTCTGAATGTTGATCTGACTGAGTTCCAGACCAACTTGGTGCCCTACCCTCGTATCCACTTCCCTCTGGCCACTTATGCTCCAGTCATCTCTGCTGAGAAAGCCCATCATGAGCAGTTGTCTGTTGCTGAGATCACAAATGCCTGCTTTGAGCCGGCCAACCAGATGGTGAAGTGTGATCCTCGTCATGGTAAATACATGGCTTGCTGCCTGCTGTATCGTGGTGATGTGGTGCCAAAAGATGTCAATACTGCCATTGCAGCCATCAAAACCAAACGCACCATCcagtttgtggactggtgccccACAGGTTTCAAGGTGGGCATCAATTACCAGCCTCCAACTGTGGTTCCTGGAGGAGACCTGGCTAAAGTACAGAGGGCTGTGTGCATGCTGAGCAACACCACAGCCATCGCTGAGGCCTGGGCTCGTCTCGACCACAAGTTTGACCTCATGTACGCCAAGAGAGCCTTTGTCCACTGGTATGTTGGGGAGGGaatggaggagggagagttCTCTGAGGCCAGAGAAGACATGGCTGCCCTGGAGAAGgattatgaagaggttggaATCGACTCAtttgaggaagatgaggaagggGAAGAATATTAG
- the LOC137605082 gene encoding tubulin alpha chain-like: MRECISMHVGQAGAQMGNACWELYCLEHGIQPDGQMPSDKTIGGGDDSFNTFFSETGAGKHVPRAIFVDLEPTVIDEVRTGTYRQLFHPEQLITGKEDAANNYARGHYTIGKEIIDVVLDRTRKLADQCTGLQGFLIFHSFGGGTGSGFTSLLMERLSVDYGKKSKLEFAVYPAPQVSTAVVEPYNSILTTHTTLEHSDCAFMVDNEAIYDICRRNLDIERPTYTNLNRLIGQIVSSITASLRFDGALNVDLTEFQTNLVPYPRIHFPLATYAPVISAEKAYHEQLSVADITNACFEPANQMVKCDPRHGKYMACCLLYRGDVVPKDVNSAIAAIKTKRTIQFVDWCPTGFKVGINYQPPTVVPGGDLAKVQRAVCMLSNTTAIAEAWARLDHKFDLMYAKRAFVHWYVGEGMEEGEFSEAREDMAALEKDYEEVGTDSVGDEDEEGEEY; encoded by the exons ATG CGTGAGTGTATTTCTATGCATGTCGGCCAAGCCGGAGCCCAAATGggcaatgcatgctgggagctgTACTGTCTGGAACATGGGATCCAGCCAGATGGGCAGATGCCCAGTGACAAGACAattggaggaggagatgactCCTTCAACACCTTCTTCAGTGAGACTGGAGCAGGGAAACATGTTCCCAGAGCCATCTTTGTTGACCTGGAGCCAACTGTCATCG ATGAGGTGCGTACAGGAACTTATCGGCAACTCTTCCACCCTGAGCAGCTGATTACAGGAAAGGAGGACGCTGCCAACAACTATGCCCGTGGACACTACACCATTGGCAAGGAGATAATTGATGTGGTTCTAGACAGGACGCGTAAACTG GCTGATCAGTGCACTGGCCTGCAGGGATTCCTCATCTTCCACTCCTTTGGTGGAGGCACTGGCTCAGGTTTCACCTCCCTGCTGATGGAGAGACTCTCTGTTGATTATGGTAAAAAGTCGAAGCTTGAGTTTGCCGTCTACCCAGCCCCTCAAGTTTCCACAGCCGTAGTTGAGCCTTACAACTCCATCCTGACCACCCATACCACCTTAGAGCACTCCGACTGTGCCTTCATGGTGGACAACGAGGCCATCTACGACATCTGTCGCAGGAACCTTGATATTGAGAGGCCAACTTATACCAACCTGAACAGGCTCATCGGCCAGATTGTGTCTTCAATCACAGCTTCCCTTCGTTTTGATGGAGCCCTGAATGTTGATCTGACTGAGTTCCAGACCAACTTGGTACCCTACCCTCGTATCCACTTCCCTCTGGCCACTTATGCTCCAGTCATCTCTGCTGAGAAGGCCTACCATGAGCAATTGTCTGTTGCTGATATTACCAATGCTTGCTTTGAGCCGGCCAACCAGATGGTGAAGTGCGATCCTCGTCATGGTAAATACATGGCTTGCTGCCTGCTGTATCGTGGTGATGTGGTGCCAAAAGATGTTAACTCTGCGATTGCAGCCATCAAAACCAAACGCACCATTcagtttgtggactggtgccccACCGGCTTCAAGGTGGGTATCAACTACCAGCCTCCAACCGTGGTTCCTGGAGGAGACTTGGCTAAAGTGCAGAGGGCTGTGTGCATGCTGAGCAACACCACAGCCATCGCTGAGGCCTGGGCTCGTCTCGACCACAAGTTTGACCTCATGTATGCCAAGAGAGCCTTTGTCCACTGGTATGTTGGGGAGGGAATGGAAGAGGGAGAGTTTTCTGAGGCCAGAGAAGACATGGCTGCCCTGGAGAAGGATTATGAAGAGGTTGGCACTGACAGTGTgggggatgaagatgaagagggagaggaaTACTAA
- the LOC137604560 gene encoding tubulin alpha chain-like — protein MPILPSPQTLLPPPPGGPRGAACPTSSPKSPPSRTCPEHLPMEAPRRHLEKMPEPPQLAQLEVEEQWWRSSGSTLRSSLVIELLTLSLRVCPATIWRKLISAASDSLQRECISIHVGQAGAQIGNACWELYCLEHGIQPDGQTINEKTIGGGDDSFNTFFSETGAGKHVPRAIYVDLEPTVIDEVRTGTYRQLFHPEQLITGKEDAANNYARGHYTIGKEIIDLVLDRTRKLADQCTGLQGFLIFHSFGGGTGSGFTSLLMERLSVDYGKKSKLEFAIYPAPQVSTAVVEPYNSILTTHTTLEHSDCAFMVDNEAIYDICRRNLDIERPTYTNLNRLISQIVSSITASLRFDGALNVDLTEFQTNLVPYPRIHFPLATYAPVISAEKAYHEQLSVADITNTCFEPANQMVKCDPRHGKYMACCLLYRGDVVPKDVNSAIAAIKTKRTIQFVDWCPTGFKVGINYQPPTVVPGGDLAKVQRAVCMLSNTTAIAEAWARLDHKFDLMYAKRAFVHWYVGEGMEEGEFSEAREDMAALEKDYEEVGTDNIGDEDEGEEY, from the exons atgcccatacttccctctccccagacacttcttccacctcctccaggGGGCCCCCGAGGCGCAGCATGTCCCACGTCTTCCCCGaagtctcctcccagtaggacatgcccggaacatcTCCCCATGGAGGCACCCAGGAGGCATTTGGAgaagatgcccgagccacctcagctggctcagcttgaggtggaggagcagtggtggaggagcagtggctctactctgaggTCCTCCCTGGTGattgagctcctcaccctatctctaagggtgtgcccagccactatatggaggaaactcatttcagccgctt CTGATTCTCTGCAGCGTGAGTGTATCTCCATCCATGTGGGCCAAGCTGGGGCTCAGATTggcaatgcatgctgggaactATACTGTCTAGAACATGGGATCCAGCCAGATGGGCAAACGATCAATGAAAAGACTattggaggaggagatgactCCTTCAACACTTTCTTTAGCGAAACAGGGGCAGGAAAGCATGTTCCCAGAGCCATCTATGTCGACCTGGAGCCAACTGTCATTG ACGAGGTGCGTACAGGAACATACCGCCAGCTTTTCCACCCTGAACAGCTGATTACAGGAAAGGAAGATGCTGCGAACAACTACGCCCGCGGACACTACACCATCGGCAAGGAGATCATTGATCTGGTTCTTGACAGGACTCGTAAATTG GCTGATCAGTGCACTGGCCTGCAGGGATTCCTCATCTTTCACTCCTTTGGTGGAGGCACTGGCTCAGGTTTCACCTCCCTGTTAATGGAGAGACTCTCTGTTGATTATGGTAAAAAGTCTAAGCTTGAGTTTGCCATCTACCCAGCCCCCCAAGTTTCCACAGCTGTAGTGGAGCCTTACAACTCCATCCTGACCACCCATACCACCTTAGAGCACTCCGACTGTGCCTTCATGGTGGACAACGAGGCCATCTACGACATCTGTCGCAGGAACCTTGATATCGAGAGGCCAACTTATACCAACCTGAATAGGCTCATAAGCCAGATTGTGTCTTCAATCACAGCTTCCCTTCGCTTTGATGGAGCCCTGAATGTTGATCTGACTGAGTTCCAGACCAACTTGGTGCCCTATCCTCGTATCCACTTCCCTCTGGCCACTTATGCTCCAGTCATCTCTGCTGAGAAAGCCTACCATGAGCAGTTGTCTGTGGCTGATATTACCAATACCTGTTTTGAGCCAGCCAACCAGATGGTGAAGTGTGATCCTCGTCATGGTAAATACATGGCTTGCTGCCTGCTGTATCGTGGCGATGTGGTGCCAAAAGATGTGAACTCTGCCATCGCAGCCATCAAAACCAAACGCACCATCcagtttgtggactggtgccccACAGGCTTCAAGGTGGGCATCAACTACCAGCCTCCAACTGTGGTTCCTGGAGGAGACCTGGCTAAAGTGCAGAGGGCTGTGTGCATGCTGAGCAACACCACAGCCATCGCTGAGGCTTGGGCTCGTCTCGACCACAAGTTTGACCTCATGTACGCCAAGAGAGCCTTTGTCCACTGGTATGTTGGGGAGGGaatggaggagggagagttCTCTGAGGCCAGAGAAGACATGGCTGCCCTGGAAAAGGATTATGAAGAGGTTGGCACTGACAACattggagatgaagatgaaggagaggaataTTGA